The window atggcttggaattcttgaagtataaacatggaatgaacaaaagttcgaataagaattctatcttgaattaagatagttataagtatataaattgaaccaaagtttatatatgattcttaccttgaaaaTTAGATGAGAATCTACTGATATGAAAGTAGGATTATGGATTCTAAAGAGTTATGGAGttagattgaaagattggaagtaaacttgtacacttggaaggttatcttgatacgttcttgagtgatTCTTTCTATGGTGTTTTAAGCTTGATCTTTGatgtagtttatgatcaaagtgaaggtTGTTTACtgagttcttgagtaggtaaataaaGAGTGATTATAGAGTGAATTAACTtggaagaaaattggaaatgaaattgtatgtgtgtgtgtgtgtgtgtgcaaattgaCGTGaagatgggatggatatatagaatATTTAGCTTTTTTTCTTGCTTATAAGtcatacatgaggttaaatggttggtttccacatgtaacatcatgtctaatggctgatcattggagtttattgttggtatataccaatagtaagtacatCTAGGAGGTGAGTATGATACTGGTATAAATACcgaataaatacgagtagaattcttgatggaattgaatgagaatatgagtatggctatctttgttgagtataagtatgttgatacatgtctttaagtctttcaaaagtgtaataatacttattaatacaatacatatacatacattttaatttagaagttattacaacgttaatcgttatatatatgtatatagtcttgaagtccttaagttagtaatctcattttatatatataatcaattgttattatatgtaatgagatacttaaatatcattttaacaaatcataagtatttatatatccatatatacatcattatataattatttcgaattatgacgttcgtgaatcgtcagacagactgggtggccaaacatttgtataaaattcatctCAAATacccaaatcttaatgagtttgattgcttaacatgttggaaacattaattatgtaaatattaatcttttatatattagcggaaaaatccaggtcgttacatTTATACTTATGCTTTTTAATAATGTACATAATATATCATTATGATCATTTGTTTCTTTATCTCTTTGGAATGATTCTGCAAGATGAAGAAAGTGTTGAAACCACtactggtggtgatgatgataacaataatgaagCTGTTGAtgttgaggatgatgatgatgataaaaccaATGATAATGATACTTTCGAAACTCCACCCTTCTCTACTCCCCTGCTATCTAAGGGTTCTGGTACTACGCAATCTTCTTCTTCCTCCCAACCACGAGCTGTTGTGCCACTGGCCGGTTTAAAAACATTTCTTGAGGATCCCCTCAACAAATCTGACAGTTTTGTTGAATTCTTGAAGGTAAATCTTTTGCTTGAACTACTGAAGATAATTACCATTTCTCCACTGAATAATAATGTATTTATTGTATGGGAAAATGGATTCAAAATGCATTGAACTTACACTaaaatcctattgtatgcattcaactttacgACCTTCTATTGTATGCATTGAACTTTCTATTTCCACCTATTGTGTGCATCCTTTAACTTGAAACCGGTAAGTTGCTGATGTGTAGCCAGTCATTAAATTATTTTCCACCTCAGCTGCCAAATAGGAATGAGATTTATCAATATAAACCCCTAAATCTACACACCTCGTTCATTATATCCCTCCAAACAATGTCTGCATTTTCTTCTTCATCCTCCAAACAAATCACCCGATTTTCACCCCTAGATGTAAGTTTTTGCAAATGTGGTCATCGATTGTATGAGAATGTGGCATGGACGAAGAAAAACCCTGGTACAAGATTCATCGGTTGCCCCAATTTTGTAAGTCTTAACTTGccctaattttgttaatttctgaaATTTGCCCTAATTGCCCTAATTGGGGTTTTCTTTCTACGGGATAAACGATCAAAATGTAATGTGTTTATGTTTGTTGATGAAGAGCTTCCAAGCCAATACTACAAAGATTTGTTGTATGAGATGCATATGAAATCTGTGAAGTCCAAGTTTCGTAACAATGATGCTGTTAATGAATTGAAACTGAAGGAAGAGTTGGTGATTTACAAATCAAAGCTCAAGTTATATGATAGGTTGTTTTTGATTATGATAGGAATTATAGTGGTTTTATGTGTTGCATTAGGTTGTGTTTTGTTTTAAACATGTAATGAATCTGCAATGTAGGTTGTGTTTCTATTTTGAACATGTAATGTATCTGCAAGTGTTGTAATAAATCTACAAGTGTTGTAACCAATCTACAAGTGTGTTCAAATGTATTCCATAAGCTGTAACAATAAtgccataacaataacaataacaataacataaggccataacaataataacaaatacATAACAATAATTCCATAAAATGcaagtattttacattacattcCAAAAGGCATAATGCCATATACTATTACAAAAGGCATAATGCCATAAACTGTTTGGAATTTAGAGCAGACAAACAACTATGCCATAAACTACATACAATACCAATTCGTTTCAAAAGACTACATACATTCCAAAAGACTATGCCATAAACATCATATGCCTAAACATATACAAAATACTAAAACAATGGCatcaaaatatataaataacttgcagatCAAAAGACAATTGCATTCCATTCTTCACTTGGCTTCTTTGCTTTTCCTTGGCCTACCAGCTGGTTTTGAAACCTTGGGAGCCTTTTCTTTATGAGGATTCTTGCAACCTTTTTTTGTTGTGTCCAACTTCCAAACAATTGAAACAAGTGATAACAGCTCCTGCCTTAGATATCCTAGATCCACTACCAGTTTCATGTGCTGCCCTTCTTCGTTTCTTTTGAGGCCTACCAGGCATGACTTTGGGTTTTGGGGGTAAATGTTTGTTCAACTGATTTTGCACCCAACTTGACATTCCACCAACTTGTTTAAGATATGTTGAAAAAGCCCTCATGTACATTTCTTTTCTAAACCAGTCAGGAATATACTCTTCTGCAAATTTATTTAGGGCAAAAATCACATAACAAGCATGTTGACAAGGGATTCCAGATAGCTGCCACATCCTGCAGCTACATGTTCTATTTTGTTCATCAACTTTAAAGGCTTCATTCTTATGGCTAACTTCATACTCAAACCCACCTGCAAAATGTGCTTTCCAGAATCTGCAAGTATTTGGTGCAAAGTAAATGCTCAAGTATTATGTGTATAATTTAATAAACAAAGTTAAAGAAACAAATAATTATGTACCTGTGTTGATCTTTAATCTTTTCAAGCCTTTTTTGAATATTTGGTGCAATATCACCAACCCATTCCTCACCAAGCCTTCTCATGACATTCATTCTTTCCATGATAATCACCCTGATTGATTCTAACATTGTTATAATAGGCTTATGTCTACAACAAAGAATCACTGAGTTGAAACACTCACTAAAACCATTCTCAACTGCCTCACACCCTCTATTTGTCTCAAAGAATGCCCTTTACCAAGATTTTAGATTTCTGTCACTCAAGTGTTTATATGCATTCGGGTTAGCATCTTTAATATTTTCCATGGTGGAATCAAATAAAATAGGGTATGAAGATTTAGAAGCTTCCCAAAACATATTTCTAAATTCAACACCACTAAATTGTTTCCTAAAATTCTCATAAATATGCCTAGCACATTGTCTATGCTCAGCATATGGCATTATGTCCTTAACTGCTTCTATCAATCCTTTATGCTGATCAGACATAAGTGTGACACCTACACCACCTTGAATCTCTAAATCAGCTGCTAATAGTTCAATAAACCAACTCTAGTTCTGTTTGTTCTCAACAGTTACAACAGCCCATGCAATAGGGAATATGTGATTATCCCCATCCCTACCTATTGCAGTTAACAACTCCCCTTGATTAGGCCTTTTTAAAAAACATCCATCTAATGCAATTACCCTCCTACAACCATTCTTCCATCCCTCTTTTAATCCATTCAAACACACATAAAATCTATCAAAATACACTTTCTCGTCAGGGTCATTTGTCACTCCTATTTTAACTGTTGAACCTGGGTTGCTAGTTAAAAGCTCATCACCATAAGACCTAATCAAAGCATAATGGTCTTGCATAGATTTTTCATACTTAGTTAATGCCTAGGTCTTTGCCTTTCTACACTGATTAGAAGAAACTGTAGGCTTATACTTTTTCATCACCAAATCTGCAATGTCCACAAGCCTTATGTTTGAATTTGACCTAATTTTATCACCAAACTCCCTTCCTATCCACTTGTAATTGATTAAACTACCAAATCTAAAGTTACTTTGACAAGTATGTTCATCAACACATGAGATTACCTGAAAAGAATCCTCATCTTTCATCTTCCTTGCATAACACCTCCAACTACATTTTGGTTCTTCACCCTTAGAAACAGTTGGATACCTGTTATATTTCCTTTTTTTACCTTCACTTAGCTGTTTTAGTCTAGGTGGTCTCTGGCCACACTTTGTAATCACCTCAGTTTCACTGCTTCTATGATACCATAATGAGAAACCATTTGCCAATGCATAAAATGTTAAACACTCCTTAAACTTTTTTGCATCTCTATATCTCTCACTGACTATTGGCTTCTTCAATCTTCAATTAGTTTTATCATCATGTATTGGATACTTTTCAACTGTCACAATAGCTTTAAAAGGATCACTAACTGTTTTTGTTTCATTATCTTTTAACTTCTTCAACAAATCTTCCAAATAATCCTCATGTTCAACAACTACATCAATCAAAGGGTCATTTTTCGGAACACCTAACTTTGGTTTTGGGAGTGGTTTTGGTCCTTTTTTGGCATTTGCCTTTAGAATTCTAAGTTCTCTAACCTCATCCTCTGCATCTGATAAGTGATCTATAGTGGCAGTATCACTTTCAATGTCACTTTCTCTAGCTATGTAGTCACTATCAGACTCACTATCATTTTCTCTTCCAATCTCATCCAACTTATTTACTTCTATCTCATTAACATCCATGTTACTGTCAACTAAGTCTTCCATTTGGTAGTCCACCTTATTTTAATCTATCTCATCCAACTTACCTACTTCTATCTCATTAACATCTATCTTGTCCACATCCATCTCATTAACATTATTAGGGTTGATTATATATTCACTTAAGTCATCACTGAAGTAATCAACATATATATCTACCTTACCATAGACATAAGCAATATCAAACAAAATGTGCATATCAGAGTTATTTGCAAGAGGTACCACACCAAGTTCTTCCATTGACGTTCGAGGTAAAGAAAGTATAAAGCACTAAACAATGACCCAGTTTCCTTTTCTAAAACTCACAAAACTCATCAAATTCAATTTTACCAATAAAGATGGGCAAAACAGTCCCACTTTCATACCTTAGTGGCTTGAAGTTGAATGCACCATTATGATGTACATCGAAATCAAAACCACGTGTAGGAGTTGGACTTCCAACCATCCTGCAATTGAGGTATATGAACAGTTATAAACAACATAAAACGCTAAAAAATTGATGATACACTACGAGTGAACAGAGAACAATCGGATACAACATAAAATTACCTAGAATAACTTTGAAGATACAGGTAATCAATTCGATTTTGAAGCTCAAGAGTTAGGGTTTTGATTTGGGGTTTTGATTTGGGGGGAAATGACGTGGGTAGGATTTTGGGGGGAACTGGAATGGGTTTTATGCTTTTAATTTCCACGTCAGAATTTATTTATGTGATTTGGTAAAAAAACCTTAGCAACTTACCTGTTACCGGATGGTCAAGTTAAAGGATGCACACAATAGGTGGAAATAGAAAGTTCAATGCATACAATAGAAGGTcgtaaagttgaatgcatacaataggattttGGTGTAAGTTCAATGCATTTTGAATCCATTTTCCCTTATTGTATTTATCTATTTTAGGTGCAGGCAAAAACAATTGCTGATCTATCCTCTTCACTGCCCACCATGACACATAAATAAAGTTGTCAATCCACTGTTGCATCTCTACTGCTACTTACACATCATGTGGTTCATGATCTCAAGATGCAGGAAGCTCAAGAAATTGTTGTTGCAAACGCCCTTCACAACTCCACCAATTTGAAAAAGTTAGAAATTGAAATGCAAGATGTGTATAAGAAGTGGAGAACTGCTGCAGAGCTTGTGTAGAAGAGAGACTAGTCTTTGAAGTTGGTGGAAAGTAAATGTGTTGAAGAATGATCTGAGAAAGAGAAGTTGATGGAGGAGAAGGAGAGGTTGCTGAAGGAAATTGAGGATTTGAAGAAGGTGATTGAGGAAAAAGATCGTATAGCTGAGGAAAGTTTCACCCTTGTTGTTGCTTCCCAAAAGAAATTCACGGATCTGAAGGTTGGCATTCCTTCCCTTGTACACAAGGTGCTTGATTCTGAGCTTGTTGGCCAAACCTTTCATAAATATCTTGAAGCTTCTACTGAAAAAGATATATCTGAAGTGgtagaataaattgtcaatctcaTTCCAAACAAACCTGATCCTTTACTGGATGGAATTTCAAAATATATCAAACCTAATGCTGCAACTAAGCTGGAGGTTACCAGGGATGAAGTTTCTGCCCTGGAGATTGTTTCCTTAGAGTAAGTATGTGGGAAGGAGGATGCATATGTGAAAGACATATTGAATGCAACAATCTGATATAACTCAATATGAAATAATTTGAAATGTCTGTAATAACTATACAATGTTGTTTGTGCTTTAAACTTATgcatatatatctaatatttaatCCTTTAAACAATTTTACCATGCTCTGATATGTTTAACATATGCTTTGGTATACTTAATCATGACTAATAATAGCAATGGGAAACTTGTACGCAATATGCCATATCATATATGTAACATTTTTGCCTTAACTGTTTTTCACATGACCCATGTATTAAACCTTCATCCGTTTTCTGTTATGCGCCAAAGACTATGTTTGTTGCAACATATGATATTTTTGCTAAACCTATTATTGTGATGACAAATAATAAATTTTCCCATACAATAAATTTTAATGTTATATGTCATAATATAGATGTAATTGTGGCTTCATTATGTATGTTTTGTATCAGTCTTGCCAATAAAACATATTTGCTTTTACTGTGTTTCGCATGACGGATGTAGTAAAACGTCATCCGCTCTCCGTGTTGCATTAGAAGGTTTGTTTTACATAATATATTGCTTCCTTAATTGAAGTCAAATTTTGAAACAAATAATGAATCTTGCCAATCATAATGTTTTCCTGCTAATCATGGATCATAAAAATgatgaatttatgaaatgtgtaaAATATGTTTTTAAGGAGTTTTATCAATATTCTGTTTAGCGTGCTGCACTTAGGTGTTATGTGACTTTAAAAAATACACTTGTGTTCCGTATAAATGGATTTATGCAATTGAGATAAACCATTGTGTATGTCATGACATTCaagagttattgtatttttgcctcGGTGCTCTTTAATGAAGTTAACACTTACACTAGCGGATCCCTTGTATCCATAATGTTGACACAAAagcctctaccatcgggggcataaaaatgccttgcctttTGTGGGTAGGTATGAATGCAATGTTCTACATTCGTAACGCGTAACGCTTTGTGTGTAGAAAAAAGAGAAAATATCATTGATACTGCTGCACTTACAATATTTTGTGTAACATTTTCGTATGGATAGGGTGATCAAACCTATCCAGAAAACTACAAAAATTGCATTGTGCTTATTTGAATTGATAAAaaataaacatgcataacaaaCTGTGTTGCGCTATTCATGTAAACAGTATGTTCTTCGTGCAGCGTTCTACATTGTGTCTAAGGTTCTATCATCTTGGAGGGATTCAAATATCCGTGCACCCCGTTTTCGTTGAACAGCTTCCTTGACAGTCCACCTCTGACCATATTCTCTTGTTCCTCATAAACAATTGTAATCAGAATGCACCACAACTATGCCATTTGGAGTTGAGAATCGTAATTCCGCATGTGGTGTTGAAGAAATTGCTCCAACTTTTCAAAGTATTCGTCTTCCAAATAGAGCGTTGAACCTTGACCTGCCATCAAGCACCATGAAGTCCACGATTTTTGTACGAACCATAGGATGTGCTCCCAGCATCACATCCAATTTGATCTTACCTACTACTCTTATTAATTCCCCCGTGATGCCAGCAATTTTCAAGTTCGTATAACGAAGTCTGTCTTTCACGCTGAATGAAAAATCTCTGACACAATCTAAATACAAAATGCCTGCCTCACTACCGGTATCAGTGTAGATTCTGGTTATGCGTTTGTTTGCAATTGCAGCTGAAATAACCACAGGTTCTTCTGACAGTCGCCAATTAGGAATAGTATGGAATGTGATAGGAGCATACATCCACTCTTCCGTCCTGCGCTCGCCGCTCACCTCATACTCTTCTCCTTCATTCCAGATAACCTTAATATGCCTCTCAAGAGTTGGATCCCTCTCTTCCTTCCTTTCCTCTCTTCTATTCCAATCATGCCATCCACCGTGACGTACCTTTCCTTGTCAAGCGAAACGTTTGTTTGGGTCATTCCTTCTATATTGTTTTCCTGGTAACAAGTGATTAAGCTCTCCAGCCTTGATCTTAGTAATGATTTCCCTCATCAATGACTTACAATTGTCAGTGTCATGCCCATATACCTCGTGGAAATCACACCACCTTTCACTCTTCCGTTGGTGCTGGAGGGTTGAAATGTTCTTTAATAGGTTCAGTGAATAAGATCACCTTTGGGGTTTTTGTTAAAACCATGATGAGTGAGTGTCTCTCTAATGGTTTGCGATGATAGTAATTATCATTTGGGTTATTATTGCCCCACCAACCATGTTGTTGCCTCTAATAACCATTGTCATACCCACACTGCCTCTGATAGTTGTCATTCGTGTTCCGCCCTCTGTTCTGCTGTCTAAAATTCCTTTGGTAATTATCAACTATTGGATGTCCCGTTTCTCCAGCCCTCAAATGCTTCTGTGCAACAACCAATGCTTGGTACAATGTTTTTGGGACATCATACCGTAACGCGTGGACCAAACTTGCAAATCGACGTTGATCAAGACAGAAGATAAAACCAGAAACAAGATGAGATTCTGGTATATCTGGTATTTTCTGAAACTCGATGGTGTAACGTTTCATGAAATTATTTAAAGATTCATTCTGGTGCATAGTGATTTCATGTGCATCTAGATGGGATAGTGTGCAACTTCTCAAACTTTGGTATTGCATGACGAATTTGACTCTTAAGTCAAGAAAACTAGTAATGCTTCTGGGCGGAAGACTTGCAAACCACTCTCGTGCCATTTTTTGcaacaccattggaaacatatgacacgcAACCTCATCTTCCCAATGTTGCACTCTCATAATTCCCTCAAACATGGTAAGAAAATCTTCTGGGTCAGTTGTTCCTTCATAAACACCAATAGACGGTATTCCCAAGTTTCTTGGTAATGGATATTCTGCAAttcgattaataaaacattgaGTGGACTCTGCCATTGCTGGaggtttgatagcttcatctccTGTAATCAAAGCAAACCTATAGCCATTGCACGGATGGCGGGCCGTCCTAACTTCTGCTTGTACTTCGATGGCGTCGTTTTGGTCAAAATTCCATCTAACAACTTTCCTGCCATCTTCTCAGACATGAATGATTGCTCTTCTTCTTCCCCATAGTCTCATTCATTCTCCACAAAACCTTCATCATTATCTTCATGCTTAGTATCATCCACCAAAGTATTCAATTGATTGAATAgtttgaataattgttgtttagaGATTGACTTTCCTTTATCCACACGCTTAACGTTCACGTCAGATGTTCTCTTAAAAGAAATATTGTGCATTCCCCGCCTAGCTTTCCATATTCCTCCACTAGAGTTTTCCAACAACGGTTTCTTCAATCGTGGTACAGTATCATTCACATGTTATTCCGCTGTACCAGTATTCATCTGATCTCCTTCTTCAATTGAAGTTTCTTCCAAGGTTAACTGATCCATTGGTATATTTTCAATAGAGTTTTCAGTGATTGGTTTGAGTGTTGCTCATGCTGAAGTTACGTCAGTTGCTTTGGCGTTCTTGGTATTCTTGTTGTTCTTCGAAACGAATGGTGCCATATGTTGGTACTATTGTTCGTATAGcgggtgtaaggtaccagtacatgaCAATAACAGCCTAGCGTTGAGCGATATAATGTCAATTGATGTTTGCCCCCAGGAAGTAATCCCTGCAGACCCAGAACACGGATGAGAAGTCCGTGGGGTAGCCTCAATCAATctttggatcaatctgtaattgatccgtgtagcgttctgttgctaagcggttaatgtttttagaatgagaaagaactgtgtgagagtgAAAGTGTACTTccctctgactgaagttcagatgtgaaatgtggtgacccaaggggtctatttataggcgtagaatgtccgaaattctcgggaaaCACGTGTCAAACGCTGATTAATTCAGTTATGCGAAATATCCGAAACCGACTTTGACatggctgacgtggctgcgtgccgctcaCGCGCCTAATAAACGGGCTTAagtatagaagctgcctgcagcgcttacgcatgacgctgggcggcctgctaagCACTGGACGACAAATGATGAAATCTGCCAAATATTACTATTTTTTATGCTTTTTGATCCATTCTTCTGTACGAAAACAACGCTTTTATgtttgtatctcctaggatacaccattattatTCATGCGTTAAAAATTGGCGTTCATGGAGCATATAGTCAAAGACTAGGGATGGCACCTGCGGGCGATGGGAACGGGTCCTTGGTACCCACGACCCGCCCGCCAGGATTTTTTTATACCTGCGGGTATCCGTTTACCCGCCAACTGGTAAACTTTTCTGCCCATACCCGCAACCCGCAAGTACTCGCAACTCGCGGGTTTACAAAATGTACACTTTAATTAATTTTTAGTAACGAATACCCATTACCCGCGGGTTTTAACcgcgaatatttataaaaatacattaaaaagttaatttatataatatataattaagtatatgtatgcgggtaaacgggtatacccgcgGGTTGCTCAAACGGGCATCACGGATTCACGGGTCgagttttacccgcgacgggtatgaaatacccgcgacccgcccgccaCCCGATAACGGGTAAAAAATTTTACCCGCCCCGTGCCCGCGGGTACATTTTTTCATAGATACCCGCCCGTCACGGGCACGGGTACCCGCAGATCACGGTTTTTTTTTCGCCCATTGACACCCCTATCAAAGACTAGTCAATCTTTAGCTTATACACTTTGCCAACCATTTGTGGTTTCAAAGTAATTTCTTTGGCGAAAATTTTTGTTTCATATATTTGTACATATGgtattgttaatcagtggcggaaacAGGTGGGGACATGGGGGCACTcgcccccagtggatttgtaattttcagtgtaaaaattttgggctTTTCGATTTTACACAAGTGGAATTTTTTTTCCCCCAAAGCCTCCATATATTGCCcataaccttcaaattttgcctaaaaactcCCAAATTTCgcaccaaaaccttcaaattttgcctaaaaaccttcaTGTTTTGCCCAAAAActttcatattttgcccaaaaaagttgCTACGTTTTTCAAAATATTTCGCCATGGGTGAAAAAAATTATGTTTTCGCCACTGTTGTTAATTGaatattagtttaattaaataattaaggtGGGTCCTATGACACTAATAT of the Rutidosis leptorrhynchoides isolate AG116_Rl617_1_P2 chromosome 5, CSIRO_AGI_Rlap_v1, whole genome shotgun sequence genome contains:
- the LOC139849825 gene encoding uncharacterized protein, with amino-acid sequence MQDHYALIRSYGDELLTSNPGSTVKIGVTNDPDEKVYFDRFYVCLNGLKEGWKNGCRRVIALDGCFLKRPNQGELLTAIADLEIQGGVGVTLMSDQHKGLIEAVKDIMPYAEHRQCARHIYENFRKQFSGVEFRNMFWEASKSSYPILFDSTMENIKDANPNAYKHLSDRNLKSWVIIMERMNVMRRLGEEWVGDIAPNIQKRLEKIKDQHRFWKAHFAGGFEYEVSHKNEAFKVDEQNRTCSCRMWQLSGIPCQHACYVIFALNKFAEEYIPDWFRKEMYMRAFSTYLKQVGGMSSWVQNQLNKHLPPKPKVMPGRPQKKRRRAAHETGSGSRISKAGAVITCFNCLEVGHNKKRLQESS